The Chitinibacter bivalviorum genomic interval TGCATGTAATAACTCCCCATCACTTGTCCAATAGCGTATCGAGTAGACAAGGCAAATGACACTTAAAGCAATGCCGATTAATCCAATCATTTTCAACATTGACTTAGAAATACCACCTGGTATTTTCCATACAATTACAAGCAACATCAAAGGCAGCAAAACAATGACAATTTTAGTTTCAGCCAATCCAATCGCCACTAAAGCGGAGATAAGCGCAGCCCAGAGCCATAATTTTTTTAATAGTCTTTGCTCTACTAGCAAATAAACCATCATCAGTACCATCACCGTGAAGCACGCCATTTCACCGGTATAGCCTCCACCTAAGGGATTACCTCCAAAAGACCCCACAATAACTTCAGCTTCACCACCGACAAATGCGCGAGAAGCGAGCCGTTTTGGCACCACAATCAATTGCTCTGCCACACAAAATAACCACTGAACACAGCCAATCCATAGTATTGCTTTAAAACATTGCTCAACTGTCGAAGATGAGAGATAGCCCAATGCAACAACACAAAAAACAGCGATAAAAGGTAAAAAGGCTCTCAGACCTACCAACAGTTGCCCAGCAGAATTAAAATTTACAAGTGCGGAAAACACTAAAGTCATTAAATATACATACAGCGATAAATATAACAAAGTGCGATAAGGAGAGTTTATCGATGTTATTTTACAAATATGAGGCCGCGTAAACAACATCGAGATAAATAGCGCCGCAGCTAAAAGCGAAGCTGCCCAATTGGCCTGACCAAAACCCAAGAAAATTTCTAAACTTCCGCAGATGACTAAACTGGCACCTAGAACTGTATAAGCCAGCCATTTTATATTACTAATTAAACCAGCCCCTAGCAGCAAAGCTATAAGTGCGAATATAACTAAATAGCTCCCAAAGGCAGCGGCCAGCCCAAGCGCGATTGAAACAAAAAATGCAGCACTGTAAAGCGCCAATTGGCGCCCGGCAATTTTACCCATAGCTGGCCTCTCTAATCCTATCAATTTCAACTAATTGTTTTTAATAATTGGGCGGATCTCGACGCGTTCCTCTTACAATCAGGTAGTTTCTCTGCTAAATAACTTTTAATCTCAGCCTGATTATTTGTCAGAATAGAAAAATGTTCCAATAGTGATTCACTGGTGACTTTGGGGGTTTCTAAGACATAATTCAGATGACCGAATAAATCTTGATTAATGCCTTTTGCCTTGATGCTGTATGCAATTGAAGTCGTTGGCACAGCTTGGGATAGCGCAGCTACGGTGGCATGCGTACGCGCGCCCATAAAATAATGGCAGCGGCGAATTACGTCTTTGAGTTGAGCTGCATTTAGATTGCGTGGCAACATTTGTACATGCTGCTCACCAAATCCTGCTGCTCGTATGCGCTGCAAGATTTTGCTCATATATGCCGAGTCACTGTTTTCTTCAACGCCACTCAGTGGGTCTACATGCGGTACTAGCATGACATTGACCTCACCTTGCTTGAGCGTAGCGAGCAAAAAATTAACGACTTCTGTATCCAGAGCTGACTTAGCATCCGCGTCTTCACGAAAATTACGGATCAAGGGGCTCACATTAAATCCCAGCACTGGTTTTTCTTGCTGAAAAAGTTGCAAAGTATTAGCAGGCGCCTGCTCAAAATCCAATACAAATGCTGAATCAACGACCAATTCAACATGATCAATACCTAAACTTTGCAAATATTTAAGTGATGCAGTTTCTCGCACGGTAATCAAAGAAAAACGACGTAAGAAATCTCGCATTTTGGCTTCAACCACGGGCATTTTACTAAATGGGCCCACTGAGCCGGCCCACAATACAGTGGTCTTGCCAGCATCCATTGCAGTCTCACAAATGCGCATCCAGTAATACAGTGAACCTAAACCATAATCGAGAGAAATAATATCGCCCCCCGTCATCACCAATACATCAGAGCTGAGGATGGTCTCACGCGTCGATGCGGTTACTTTGTATTTGGGTGGCATCCCATCTAGTGCAGGAATGAAACGACGCGCCCTACTCCACCAGCGAATCGCACTTGGAATCGGCTCAGCGGGTACAAATTGCACACCACATTTATTGGCATCTGGCCATTGAGCGCTGTCTTTCTTGATATCATGACTAGGTACTATAAATTGGCTATTTGGGATGTGCTGCAAAATAGTTTTCACATTGGCACGAATTAAGGCCTCACAACCGCGATTACCGAAATTATCTTGTCCTGCAAAATAGATCTTAGACATATGGTTCTACTATTTATGATTTGAAATTAAGAATGAGTAATTAAGGTGTTTTCTAACGCTCTGCGCGCTGAACGCGGTACTCTCGCGGTGTTTGCAGCATAACCAACTAATAAATACATAATGATTCGTTCGGCTTGCGGAATTTCTCCATCGCGATGCGCCGCCTTATCTTGAGCGGGCTCAGCGCACCAATTAAGGCAGCAGGTTGATAGCCCTTGCGCCTGTAATGCATAAAGTAAGTTCATCGAGAATAGCCCACCATCAACATACGGTTGATTACGCTCGGATGCATCGAAAAAAGTATTCGCGTCAGAAGTAATAATCAGCAACATAGGTGCAGTATGGCCAAAACCACGATTTCCATTCTGCAAACTAAGTAATCTCTCAATTTTGTCTTTTGCACTGTAAAGATGCACCCTACACGGCTGACGATTGCAAGCGCTGGGACTTAATTGCGCTAAAGAGATTGCTCGTTCAATAAGGAGAGGATCAATTGACTGATCAGAAAATTCGCGAACACTTCTCCGTGCTAAAACTAATTTTTCATACGCAGGTAATGCATCGTCTGGATTTATAGTTATGATATTTTGTGGGGTTTCCAGCTCAATTTTAATTTTTGCATGCGCTGCGAGTTGTTGATCCAAGCGGCGCAGTAGAATTTCGCCTTTTTTGGGTGGAGTTTGACTAAGACGCATGCGATAAGCTCGCAACGTCTCTATTGCTCCACAATAAATTGGATCATTAACTGAATAACCCATCTCATACCATGACTGCAATAAATCAATCGTAGCAATAGCAGGATCATAGCCAAAAAAGCGCTTCTCACCTGGCATGCAAAGCCCTTTTTCCAATTTATGGAACTGGAATAGCAGTTCAGAGCTAATTACTGAATATTGAGTTTGATTTCCACCCGTCCAACTCATATGTTTAAACGTATGTGTTACATCATAAGCAAAGAATGAGAGCTTTCTTGCTCTATGATAGAAAGCACGAGATCCATTATAAATTGATTTCAAGCTCCTATTTTCCTGCATTTTTTCACGGATGAATTTTTTAAGCATTGTTTAACCTGAGTATCTTAACTAGTTTTGCTGGTAGAACAGATGCCAGCCATTGTTTTTCTTGCAATGAAAAAACACCTGTAAAATAAATCACAACAAAGAAAAAAAGGCCTGAAGAAAAACCCACTAGCAAATCATACGAAACCATAAATGATGTGACTATGTAACCAAAGAGTAATGCAAGAAGCATTGCATTCAATATTTTTAACAGGCCATGATATTCAAACGCTTTCAACGCGTACTCACTTCTAGCCAATAATACATAGCAAGTAATCGACCAAATTAATTCACTAACTCCAAATGCAATTGCGACGCCCACTGCTCCATGTTCACGACCTAAATAAATAGCAATTGGTAAGCCCAGAACACTTAATGCTGTGGCATACAAAGGAGCCCACGATGTTTCTTTGGCCAAACAATACATCGAGAGAGTCGCATGCATGGCGATCGGCAATAGTCCCAACACAATCAAGGAGAGCACCATCCCCGCAGCAGGATAATTACCAGCAGAAACCTTTGATAAAATAAAATCCCCTGAAAAAAACAAACCGCAAAAAATAGGTGCGATAAAGATCCAATTGATCTTTACTAAAAAACTTAACAGCGCTGGGAGGATTTTATCTGAGTCTTCCTTTTTTGATGCTGCGACAAATATTGGTCGAAAAACTCCAGCAAGAATATTAGCCGGAATATAACGTTGCACGACTGCCGCTAAAGAATATGCAAAACCAAAGACCGCCAATGCATTTGCGCCAACCAATCCCGCCAATGTTATTTTTAGCGCATCAGGTCCATATGTTATTCCTAGCAACTGAGCGATAAATGCGGGCAATGCAAACTGTAACATTCTTTTATATGCAATACGTTCATCATTTGAAGCATATTTTGTAGATGAAGCCAACATAATTGCCAGCATCGTAATCGAAACCAAAGCGCCAACTAAAGTTACTCCAACCTCGATATATACAACATTTTGAATATTAAGCTCGCCTTGTAATGCAATAAAACCTATTGCTACCAGCCTTAAAACCGTCCGAAT includes:
- a CDS encoding polysaccharide pyruvyl transferase family protein, with protein sequence MSKIYFAGQDNFGNRGCEALIRANVKTILQHIPNSQFIVPSHDIKKDSAQWPDANKCGVQFVPAEPIPSAIRWWSRARRFIPALDGMPPKYKVTASTRETILSSDVLVMTGGDIISLDYGLGSLYYWMRICETAMDAGKTTVLWAGSVGPFSKMPVVEAKMRDFLRRFSLITVRETASLKYLQSLGIDHVELVVDSAFVLDFEQAPANTLQLFQQEKPVLGFNVSPLIRNFREDADAKSALDTEVVNFLLATLKQGEVNVMLVPHVDPLSGVEENSDSAYMSKILQRIRAAGFGEQHVQMLPRNLNAAQLKDVIRRCHYFMGARTHATVAALSQAVPTTSIAYSIKAKGINQDLFGHLNYVLETPKVTSESLLEHFSILTNNQAEIKSYLAEKLPDCKRNASRSAQLLKTIS
- a CDS encoding nitroreductase family protein, which translates into the protein MLKKFIREKMQENRSLKSIYNGSRAFYHRARKLSFFAYDVTHTFKHMSWTGGNQTQYSVISSELLFQFHKLEKGLCMPGEKRFFGYDPAIATIDLLQSWYEMGYSVNDPIYCGAIETLRAYRMRLSQTPPKKGEILLRRLDQQLAAHAKIKIELETPQNIITINPDDALPAYEKLVLARRSVREFSDQSIDPLLIERAISLAQLSPSACNRQPCRVHLYSAKDKIERLLSLQNGNRGFGHTAPMLLIITSDANTFFDASERNQPYVDGGLFSMNLLYALQAQGLSTCCLNWCAEPAQDKAAHRDGEIPQAERIIMYLLVGYAANTARVPRSARRALENTLITHS
- a CDS encoding oligosaccharide flippase family protein encodes the protein MTKATTQRVRQSMLSMLIARPISAVGGLLVLVFLSRLLQPQEYAIYFAIWAVAEIAILASNLGLLQAAYRYISASELSNGITVAHGPVVSFVVLRIMTLLAVASVLAFFPSIFKFVFPNNNISEKLGIFVAAIIVGEGLARYIESIFDSMLCQGRSQISLIIRTVLRLVAIGFIALQGELNIQNVVYIEVGVTLVGALVSITMLAIMLASSTKYASNDERIAYKRMLQFALPAFIAQLLGITYGPDALKITLAGLVGANALAVFGFAYSLAAVVQRYIPANILAGVFRPIFVAASKKEDSDKILPALLSFLVKINWIFIAPIFCGLFFSGDFILSKVSAGNYPAAGMVLSLIVLGLLPIAMHATLSMYCLAKETSWAPLYATALSVLGLPIAIYLGREHGAVGVAIAFGVSELIWSITCYVLLARSEYALKAFEYHGLLKILNAMLLALLFGYIVTSFMVSYDLLVGFSSGLFFFVVIYFTGVFSLQEKQWLASVLPAKLVKILRLNNA